The following is a genomic window from Deltaproteobacteria bacterium.
CTTGACGACAATTCGGTAGTAATTTTTAAGCTTTTTCTTGCGCTCGTTGACAAGCGCGAAAGTTTGTGCGAATCGTTTCAAGTCGTTAATACCTGATGAGGAATTATGTCTAAGATAACTGCCGAAGAGATTAGCAATTTAGCACCTAATCGAGATGACGCCGTAAGAGCTAGAGCGTACGAAATATGGCTTGCAGAAGGCAAGCCCTCGGGTCGGGAGATGGAGCACTGGTTTTTAGCAGAACGCGAAGTTTGCGAACAGGCAAGCTGCACCCCCAAGAAAGCTCGCAGCAGCAAGACTAAGAAATCGTAATCGTTTGTAGCTCTTAGTCGCTAGGTAAATCAAGCATTTAGAGCGCTTGTCAATGAGTCACTCGATATGCAGTGAAAAAGCGCGCTTTTTACTCAATTCCATTGCAACGAAAAATTTTTCTTTTCAGTGCAATATTTTTTCACAAACCAAAAAAAAGCTGTGTTATACTTAAATTGTTGAAGCGGAGTTCAGGCTCTTAAGCATCCAAACAAGGATTAAATTGGAAGCTTAAGAGAATGGCGCGGGCAGTGCGGAGAATCGAGA
Proteins encoded in this region:
- a CDS encoding DUF2934 domain-containing protein, which produces MSKITAEEISNLAPNRDDAVRARAYEIWLAEGKPSGREMEHWFLAEREVCEQASCTPKKARSSKTKKS